The bacterium genome contains a region encoding:
- the ribE gene encoding 6,7-dimethyl-8-ribityllumazine synthase has product MTKVYEGKLIGTGFKVGIVVSRWNSFVTTKLLEGALDALKRHEVDLNDVEVAWVPGTWEAPLAAQEFSRSKRFDAIVCLGAILKGDTPHAEYLASQVSKGLAQISLETGVPIAWGVLTCDTIEQAVERSGVKMGNKGAEAATSAIETVHVLKQIRDGGRT; this is encoded by the coding sequence ATGACTAAAGTATATGAAGGCAAATTGATTGGAACTGGGTTTAAGGTTGGGATCGTAGTGAGCCGTTGGAACTCATTTGTTACCACTAAACTCTTGGAGGGTGCTCTCGATGCGCTTAAACGACATGAAGTCGATTTGAATGATGTCGAAGTCGCATGGGTTCCTGGAACATGGGAAGCTCCGCTTGCTGCTCAGGAATTTTCGCGGTCGAAGCGATTTGATGCAATTGTGTGCCTTGGCGCAATTTTGAAAGGCGATACACCTCACGCAGAATATCTTGCTTCACAAGTTAGCAAAGGACTTGCCCAAATCTCGCTTGAGACGGGAGTGCCGATTGCATGGGGAGTTCTAACTTGCGATACGATCGAACAGGCGGTTGAACGATCTGGCGTTAAAATGGGCAATAAAGGCGCAGAAGCGGCGACGAGCGCAATCGAAACAGTCCATGTCTTGAAGCAAAT